A single genomic interval of Noviherbaspirillum cavernae harbors:
- a CDS encoding HlyD family efflux transporter periplasmic adaptor subunit: MKNDNRLKPLTEALEDHSAEGIAILTSEPWRFTQAAVIAMVGLVLVALIWSFFGRADVIVTAQGALQPDSEVRRIYTPVDGELANLYIAEGQPVSKGDVLARLNARGAIEAATNALEAQLKLEDAEREWSQFPDKKALMERKAVALKRAVELEEHQHEQRVAEGTTRLAEGQKAQVQEARTNLEDARRAREAARDEADKYARLFALPGGGGVSQLQVEGKKNALLAADNAYRVAQSRLSELSARQSQEFTQARSQLETSGQELTKLRLQHDAAAREIAGTEDKLRLQVQTARLVADAAARIRFENIDKDNFLLIVAPVDGVITDVTSTQSGDKIQANAPLGGIAPKNARPILKVEIAERDRAFLREGLPVKLKFNAFPYQRYGLINGTLAFISPATKPSPQSKQPVYEGRVTLERDHYLVGDTRYPLRYGMTATAEVVVRERRLIDLALDPFRQIGG; the protein is encoded by the coding sequence ATGAAGAACGACAATCGTCTAAAACCGCTGACTGAGGCGCTCGAAGATCACAGCGCCGAAGGCATCGCGATACTGACATCGGAGCCATGGCGCTTCACGCAGGCCGCCGTGATTGCGATGGTGGGGCTGGTGCTGGTGGCACTGATCTGGTCATTCTTCGGGCGCGCCGACGTGATCGTGACGGCGCAGGGTGCGCTCCAGCCCGATTCGGAAGTGCGGCGCATCTACACGCCCGTCGATGGCGAACTGGCGAATCTCTACATCGCGGAGGGGCAGCCGGTGTCGAAAGGGGATGTGCTTGCACGGCTCAATGCCAGAGGCGCGATCGAGGCCGCCACCAATGCGCTGGAGGCGCAGCTGAAGCTGGAAGATGCGGAGCGCGAGTGGAGCCAGTTTCCCGACAAGAAGGCGCTGATGGAACGCAAGGCGGTGGCGCTGAAGCGGGCGGTCGAGCTGGAAGAGCACCAGCACGAGCAGCGCGTGGCGGAAGGCACCACCAGACTGGCGGAAGGGCAGAAGGCGCAGGTGCAGGAAGCGCGCACCAATCTCGAGGATGCGCGCCGCGCCCGCGAAGCCGCGCGGGATGAGGCGGACAAGTATGCGCGCCTGTTCGCGCTGCCGGGCGGCGGCGGCGTCTCGCAACTGCAGGTCGAGGGCAAGAAGAATGCCCTGCTGGCCGCCGACAATGCCTATCGCGTGGCGCAGTCGCGATTGAGTGAACTGTCTGCACGGCAAAGCCAGGAGTTCACGCAGGCCCGGTCGCAGCTGGAAACGAGCGGCCAGGAACTCACGAAACTGCGTCTGCAGCACGACGCCGCCGCGCGGGAAATCGCCGGCACCGAGGACAAGCTGCGCCTGCAGGTGCAAACCGCGCGCCTGGTGGCCGACGCCGCAGCCAGAATCCGCTTCGAAAACATCGACAAGGACAACTTCCTCCTCATCGTCGCCCCCGTGGACGGCGTCATCACCGATGTCACTTCCACCCAGTCAGGGGACAAGATCCAGGCCAATGCGCCGCTGGGCGGCATCGCGCCGAAGAATGCGCGTCCCATCCTCAAGGTCGAGATCGCCGAGCGCGACCGCGCCTTCCTGCGCGAAGGATTGCCGGTCAAGCTGAAGTTCAATGCCTTTCCGTATCAACGCTACGGCCTCATCAACGGCACGCTCGCCTTCATCTCGCCCGCCACGAAGCCTTCGCCGCAAAGCAAGCAACCGGTGTACGAAGGGCGCGTCACGCTGGAGCGCGATCACTACCTCGTCGGGGATACCCGATACCCATTGCGTTACGGAATGACGGCGACGGCGGAAGTGGTGGTGCGCGAGCGCCGCTTGATCGACCTCGCGCTGGATCCGTTCAGGCAGATCGGGGGATGA
- a CDS encoding FHA domain-containing protein, whose translation MLPRHSAPGEATVADHAVGGRAFDIILKQLSHPELGDIRIDENLFAIGRNEAPFESYAPDVIADLSRRHARIFSEDGAVYIADLGSKNGTTVNGQDISQKTSRLNDGDEICFGKALSYRVRLGARAQTSARKEKLISLTLTPERGDLGIQPIVITQFPFLIGKTDEAFARYKDKYPQQVNYLSRRHAHIFLKSGSPFVEDLGSTNGTFVAGKRLDEHAVRLGNDEVIAFGGHHFVYRISMQTEAAEIDPTVTKLSPTARGAVTSGASAAHAAGAAGAVNADKTTFVGAAGSFLDIFCVDQVPPQDEEVNEDAQNQPADAARETGKRKARGKLALFVSELGEAFAGGEAKAGRRGMLWSATAVIAAGIVALALYTTGGAERNLKSLVEKGEYERAATIAAERLAQEPDNAEIKALGTEALLKAHLPGWLNALQAGEFDRADAILSGMKRLGGNNADAQPLLDELEWIGNLERFVLGRGGPDAPIRIYADEDRLKTLVKRWDDDTQAHQRAFTAISSYVPEFRDRYAEALSHLRKLKNDDSVYLSAIERLKTSMVTELNRDKPEALDAVLKEFEEKYPRIGGLDSVREDLRQYTAISNEAGARNLRPLAALLQRAKFSTPPFQAKFDALKKSGALPPAEVVQQYQTVSKAWRAGDTQQAFVELQKITAAPWAGAAATELERKKSLLEQFTQLQKMRGAQGYDERLLAFHGSLDADEDVYFIRATAQDIAAYKDKALARAQESLNRAQESWRQYRENGGIEAAQRLERAISNRFRSQSRLLAEAHANAQQGTLIYTQLKIQPAAQWSKLRDEIGAEAEQQRASLEESRAVLEPSLLKAKLALLKGQVNEERQSSKTAD comes from the coding sequence ATGCTGCCGCGCCATTCAGCTCCGGGCGAAGCAACAGTCGCCGATCACGCAGTCGGGGGGCGGGCATTCGACATCATATTGAAGCAGCTCTCCCATCCCGAGCTGGGCGACATCCGCATCGATGAAAACCTGTTTGCGATCGGACGCAACGAAGCGCCGTTCGAGTCGTATGCGCCTGACGTCATTGCCGACCTGTCGCGCCGCCATGCAAGAATCTTCTCCGAGGATGGCGCGGTCTACATCGCGGACCTGGGCAGCAAGAACGGGACGACCGTCAACGGCCAGGATATCAGCCAGAAAACCAGCCGCCTGAACGACGGCGACGAAATCTGTTTCGGCAAGGCGCTGTCATACCGTGTCCGGCTTGGCGCGCGCGCCCAGACCTCGGCACGGAAAGAGAAACTCATCAGTCTGACGCTGACACCAGAGCGCGGCGATCTCGGCATCCAGCCGATCGTCATCACGCAATTTCCCTTCCTGATCGGCAAGACCGACGAGGCATTCGCCCGCTACAAGGACAAGTACCCGCAGCAGGTGAACTATCTCTCGCGCCGGCACGCGCACATCTTCCTGAAGAGCGGCTCGCCCTTTGTCGAGGACCTCGGCAGCACCAACGGCACCTTCGTCGCGGGAAAGCGGCTCGACGAGCACGCCGTGCGGCTGGGAAACGACGAGGTGATCGCGTTCGGCGGCCATCACTTCGTGTACCGGATCAGCATGCAAACGGAAGCGGCCGAGATCGACCCGACCGTGACGAAGCTGAGTCCGACGGCGCGCGGTGCGGTGACCAGCGGTGCGAGCGCGGCGCATGCTGCCGGTGCTGCCGGTGCGGTGAATGCGGACAAGACCACCTTCGTCGGCGCCGCAGGCTCCTTCCTCGATATCTTCTGCGTCGACCAGGTGCCGCCGCAGGACGAGGAAGTCAACGAGGATGCGCAGAACCAGCCCGCGGATGCGGCCAGGGAAACGGGCAAGCGCAAGGCGCGCGGCAAGCTCGCGCTCTTCGTGTCCGAGCTGGGCGAGGCCTTCGCCGGAGGGGAAGCCAAGGCTGGCAGGCGCGGCATGCTCTGGAGCGCAACGGCCGTGATCGCAGCGGGCATCGTCGCGCTGGCCCTGTACACGACCGGCGGTGCGGAACGCAACCTGAAAAGCCTGGTGGAAAAGGGAGAGTACGAGCGCGCCGCGACGATCGCAGCAGAACGTCTGGCACAGGAGCCGGACAACGCGGAGATCAAGGCGCTCGGTACCGAGGCATTGCTCAAGGCGCACTTGCCCGGATGGCTGAACGCATTGCAGGCTGGCGAATTCGATCGCGCCGATGCGATTCTGTCGGGCATGAAACGGCTCGGCGGCAATAACGCCGATGCGCAGCCGCTCCTCGACGAGCTGGAATGGATCGGTAATCTGGAGCGCTTCGTGCTGGGCCGGGGCGGGCCGGACGCGCCGATCCGCATCTATGCGGACGAGGACAGGCTCAAGACGCTGGTCAAGCGCTGGGACGACGACACGCAGGCGCACCAGCGCGCATTCACCGCCATTTCGTCCTATGTGCCGGAGTTCAGGGATCGGTATGCCGAGGCGCTCAGTCATCTGCGCAAGTTGAAGAACGACGATTCGGTGTACCTGTCCGCGATCGAGCGCCTGAAGACGAGCATGGTCACGGAGTTGAACCGAGACAAACCCGAAGCGCTGGACGCCGTGCTGAAGGAGTTTGAGGAGAAGTATCCGAGGATAGGCGGCCTCGACAGCGTGCGCGAGGACCTGCGCCAGTACACCGCGATCAGCAACGAAGCCGGTGCGCGCAACCTGCGTCCGCTGGCCGCGCTGCTGCAACGGGCGAAATTTTCCACGCCGCCGTTTCAGGCGAAGTTCGATGCGTTGAAGAAGAGCGGCGCGCTGCCACCGGCCGAAGTCGTGCAGCAGTATCAGACGGTATCGAAGGCATGGCGGGCGGGAGACACGCAGCAGGCATTCGTCGAGCTGCAGAAGATCACCGCTGCGCCGTGGGCGGGCGCGGCCGCCACGGAACTGGAACGCAAGAAGTCGCTCCTGGAGCAGTTCACGCAGCTGCAGAAGATGCGCGGCGCGCAGGGTTACGACGAGCGCCTGCTGGCGTTCCACGGATCGCTCGATGCCGACGAGGACGTGTATTTCATCCGTGCCACGGCGCAGGATATCGCCGCGTACAAGGACAAGGCGCTGGCCCGCGCGCAGGAGTCGCTGAACCGCGCCCAGGAGTCGTGGCGGCAGTATCGCGAGAACGGCGGGATCGAAGCGGCCCAGCGGCTGGAACGGGCGATCTCGAACCGCTTCCGCTCGCAGAGTCGCTTGCTGGCCGAAGCGCATGCCAACGCGCAGCAGGGCACGCTGATCTATACCCAGCTGAAGATCCAGCCAGCGGCGCAGTGGAGCAAGCTCCGCGACGAAATCGGCGCAGAGGCGGAACAGCAGCGCGCATCGCTGGAAGAGTCGCGCGCGGTGCTGGAGCCATCGCTGCTGAAGGCAAAACTGGCATTGCTGAAGGGGCAGGTCAATGAAGAACGACAATCGTCTAAAACCGCTGACTGA
- a CDS encoding M48 family metallopeptidase codes for MARLGSILKRMKVSRRLHVLHLVPAALLLSACATVELPPSRPAPGAAAEPARPAPDPAQIATPEEQALRSLVSLQDRLYRVAAPLLVSNPDLCRSNARNLLGFTAKNMYSYTGEYAAAAKTAFGMNDHLKVMGVLAGSGAARAGMRRGDDLISIEDKTMPTGPNAERQAATILAPLVSGRSNVKLTVMRDGRNVAMVVPLTYACAFGIELGNTDNIIAYGDGHRVLITRGMLNFTRTDDEVAYVMAKEMAHNALSHASRQRMSATVGGIIDNLIRIRPDMSTMGGMAGVKPMPQELDAAADKLSLYMLARAGYSIDGASAFWQRLAGQYPASVLNGYTALHPATAYRVSVMDKTVAEIKAKQAARKPLFP; via the coding sequence ATGGCAAGACTCGGTTCGATATTGAAACGCATGAAGGTATCTCGCCGGCTGCATGTGCTGCATCTGGTGCCGGCGGCATTGCTGTTGAGCGCGTGCGCAACAGTCGAACTTCCGCCGTCCCGCCCGGCTCCGGGAGCAGCCGCTGAACCGGCGCGCCCCGCTCCGGATCCGGCACAGATCGCAACGCCGGAAGAGCAGGCGCTGCGGTCGCTGGTCTCCCTGCAAGACCGCTTGTACCGCGTCGCAGCTCCGCTGCTGGTGAGCAACCCCGACCTGTGCCGCAGCAATGCCCGCAACCTGCTCGGCTTCACCGCCAAGAACATGTATTCCTATACCGGCGAATACGCCGCCGCGGCGAAAACGGCATTCGGCATGAATGACCATCTCAAGGTCATGGGCGTGCTGGCAGGCAGCGGCGCAGCACGCGCGGGCATGCGGCGCGGCGACGACCTGATCTCGATCGAAGACAAGACCATGCCGACCGGGCCGAATGCGGAACGCCAGGCAGCGACCATTCTCGCGCCGCTGGTCAGCGGCCGCTCCAACGTCAAGCTGACCGTCATGCGCGACGGCCGGAATGTTGCGATGGTCGTCCCGCTCACCTACGCCTGCGCCTTCGGCATCGAACTGGGCAATACCGACAACATCATCGCGTACGGCGACGGCCATCGTGTGCTGATCACGCGCGGCATGCTGAATTTCACCCGCACGGACGACGAAGTGGCGTACGTGATGGCGAAGGAAATGGCGCACAACGCACTGTCCCACGCCAGCCGGCAGAGGATGAGCGCCACCGTCGGCGGCATCATCGACAACCTGATCCGGATTCGTCCCGACATGAGCACGATGGGCGGCATGGCCGGCGTCAAGCCGATGCCGCAGGAACTCGATGCGGCGGCCGACAAGCTGTCGCTCTACATGCTGGCGCGCGCCGGATACAGCATCGACGGCGCTTCGGCGTTCTGGCAGCGGCTGGCGGGCCAGTATCCGGCCAGCGTGCTGAACGGCTACACGGCACTGCATCCGGCGACGGCGTACCGCGTTTCCGTGATGGACAAGACAGTGGCGGAAATCAAGGCGAAGCAGGCCGCGAGGAAGCCTCTGTTTCCGTGA
- the coaBC gene encoding bifunctional phosphopantothenoylcysteine decarboxylase/phosphopantothenate--cysteine ligase CoaBC produces MDLVGKKIVLGLTGGIACYKAAEFTRQLAKAGASVQVVMTQAATQFITPVTMQALSGRHVFTDQWDARIGNNMPHIDLTRDADALVIAPCSADFMSKLAHGACDDLLSTLCVARPMTLPLMVAPAMNVEMWQNPATQRNVRQLKEDGIHVFGPDAGDQACGETGMGRMLEPEQLVEEVIAAFHVKLLAGRQVLITAGPTFEPIDPVRGITNLSSGKMGYAIARAAREAGAEVTLVSGPTALATPYGVHRINVQTAQQMHDVVMSHASGQDVFVAVAAVADWRVANASAQKIKKNADGGVPQLAFEQNPDILAAVAAMPGRPYCVGFAAESEELLRHGEEKRRKKGIPLLVGNIGHQTFGRDENELVLFDDAGHAQLPRADKQVLARQLVAEIARRI; encoded by the coding sequence ATGGATCTCGTCGGCAAGAAAATCGTCCTGGGTCTGACCGGAGGCATTGCCTGCTACAAGGCTGCGGAGTTCACGCGCCAGCTCGCCAAGGCGGGGGCGTCGGTGCAGGTCGTGATGACGCAGGCGGCGACGCAGTTCATCACGCCGGTGACAATGCAGGCGCTGTCCGGGCGTCATGTATTCACGGACCAATGGGATGCGCGCATCGGCAACAACATGCCGCATATCGATCTCACCCGCGATGCCGACGCGCTCGTGATCGCGCCCTGTTCGGCGGATTTCATGTCCAAGCTGGCGCACGGTGCATGCGACGATCTGCTGTCGACCCTGTGCGTCGCGCGGCCGATGACCCTGCCTTTGATGGTTGCGCCGGCGATGAACGTGGAGATGTGGCAAAACCCCGCCACGCAGCGCAACGTGCGCCAGCTGAAGGAAGACGGGATTCATGTTTTCGGCCCCGATGCGGGCGACCAGGCATGCGGCGAAACCGGAATGGGCCGCATGCTGGAGCCGGAACAGTTGGTCGAGGAAGTGATTGCGGCGTTCCATGTCAAGCTGCTCGCAGGCAGGCAGGTGCTGATCACGGCGGGGCCGACGTTCGAACCGATCGATCCTGTGCGCGGCATTACCAACCTCTCTTCCGGCAAGATGGGATACGCGATTGCGCGCGCCGCGCGCGAAGCGGGCGCGGAAGTCACGCTGGTATCGGGCCCGACGGCACTGGCCACGCCCTACGGCGTGCATCGCATCAACGTGCAGACCGCGCAGCAGATGCATGACGTCGTGATGTCGCATGCCAGCGGACAGGATGTGTTCGTCGCCGTTGCGGCGGTGGCGGACTGGCGCGTCGCGAATGCCAGTGCGCAGAAGATCAAGAAGAACGCGGACGGCGGCGTGCCGCAGCTGGCCTTCGAGCAGAATCCCGACATTCTCGCCGCCGTTGCGGCGATGCCGGGCAGGCCCTACTGCGTGGGCTTCGCGGCGGAGTCGGAAGAATTGCTGCGGCACGGCGAAGAAAAACGCAGAAAGAAAGGCATCCCTCTTTTGGTCGGCAACATCGGCCACCAGACTTTCGGCAGGGATGAAAACGAACTGGTGCTGTTCGATGACGCCGGCCATGCGCAACTGCCGCGCGCGGACAAGCAGGTGCTGGCGCGACAGCTGGTTGCAGAAATTGCGCGGCGGATCTGA
- the dut gene encoding dUTP diphosphatase, producing MKTIDVKILDPRMKEQMPAYATQGSAGLDLRACIDAPLTIQPGETHLVPTGLAIHIGDPAYAAMILPRSGMGHKHGIVLGNLVGLIDSDYQGQLMVSTWNRGQAAFTLNPLERLAQLVVVPVLQVGFNIVDEFDSSERGAGGFGSTGKH from the coding sequence ATGAAAACAATAGACGTAAAAATCCTCGATCCGCGCATGAAGGAACAAATGCCGGCCTACGCCACGCAAGGCAGCGCCGGCCTCGACCTGCGCGCATGCATCGATGCGCCGCTCACCATCCAGCCGGGCGAAACGCATCTGGTACCGACCGGACTCGCGATCCACATCGGCGATCCGGCGTACGCCGCGATGATCCTGCCGCGCAGCGGCATGGGCCACAAGCACGGCATTGTGCTGGGGAACCTTGTCGGGCTGATCGACTCCGATTACCAGGGGCAACTGATGGTCTCCACCTGGAACCGCGGCCAGGCCGCGTTCACCCTCAATCCGCTGGAGCGGCTGGCGCAACTGGTGGTCGTGCCCGTTCTGCAGGTCGGCTTCAACATAGTGGATGAATTCGACAGCAGCGAGCGCGGCGCCGGCGGATTCGGCAGCACCGGAAAACACTAA
- the ileS gene encoding isoleucine--tRNA ligase: MSEQKNKYPVNLTETAFPMRGDLAKREPKWVKEWQERKVYEKIRKASKNRPKFILHDGPPYANGDIHIGHAVNKILKDMIVKARNMAGFDAQYVPGWDCHGMPIEIQIEKQHGKNLPTAEVLAKSRAYASEQIERQKKDFIRLGVLGQWDRPYKTMDFRNEADEIRALGTILEKGYVYRGLKPVNWCFDCGSALAEAEVEYQDKRDPAIDVGFPFAEPERIAEAFDLPKLPADKGYAVIWTTTPWTIPANQALNVHPEFEYALVQTSRNGEPLLLLLAKDLVESCLQRYGMEGRIIATCAGSALSMIRFKHPFADADPGYNRLSPIYLGEYVTLDTGTGIVHSSPAYGVDDFVSCKAHGMKDDAIINPVMGDGKYASWLPFFGGMTIWEASKPICAKLEEVGSLFKLVMFDHSYMHCWRHKKPIIYRATSQWFAGMDVTPKDDGPTLRQTALDGIDATAFYPSWGKARLHGMIANRPDWTLSRQRQWGVPMAFFVHKESGELHPRTPELLEEVAKRVEKSGIEAWQALDPKELLGADAEMYVKNKDTLDVWFDSGTTHQTVLRGSHAEESQFPADLYLEGSDQHRGWFHSSLLTSSMINRCPPYKALLTHGFVVDGEGKKMSKSVGNTVAPQKISDTLGAEILRLWVASTDYSGELSISEEILKRVVEAYRRIRNTLRFLLANTSDFDPVRDAVPVADMLEIDRYAIARMTELQREIGRHYEVYEFHPVVAKLQMYCSEDLGGFYLDILKDRLYTCGATSAARRSAQTAIWHITHALLRVMAPMLSFTAEEAWTVFADKETYAASDETIFTQIYYTLPTVADADALLGKFAVLRELRAEVTKQLEEVRMAGGIGSSLQAEIEIKASGKKHALLQSLDDDLKFVFITSQATVTQVGSEAEEAVIVTPSAHQKCERCWHYRADVGAHAEHPDICGRCVSNLFGSGEARRFA, encoded by the coding sequence ATGTCCGAACAAAAAAACAAGTATCCGGTCAATCTGACCGAAACCGCTTTTCCGATGCGCGGCGATCTGGCCAAGCGCGAACCGAAATGGGTGAAGGAGTGGCAGGAGAGAAAGGTCTACGAAAAGATCCGCAAGGCGTCGAAGAACCGCCCGAAATTCATCCTGCACGACGGCCCGCCGTATGCCAACGGCGACATCCACATCGGTCACGCGGTCAACAAGATCCTGAAGGACATGATCGTCAAGGCGCGCAACATGGCGGGCTTCGACGCGCAATACGTGCCGGGCTGGGATTGCCACGGCATGCCGATCGAGATCCAGATCGAAAAACAGCACGGCAAGAACCTGCCGACGGCAGAAGTATTGGCGAAGTCGCGCGCCTATGCGAGCGAACAGATCGAGCGCCAGAAGAAGGACTTCATCCGCCTCGGCGTGCTGGGCCAGTGGGATCGTCCATACAAGACAATGGATTTCCGCAATGAGGCCGACGAAATCCGCGCGCTCGGCACCATCCTCGAAAAAGGTTACGTCTATCGCGGGCTGAAGCCGGTCAACTGGTGCTTCGACTGCGGCTCGGCGCTGGCCGAAGCGGAAGTCGAATATCAGGACAAGCGCGATCCGGCGATCGATGTCGGCTTCCCGTTTGCCGAGCCGGAGCGGATCGCAGAAGCTTTCGACCTGCCGAAACTGCCGGCCGACAAGGGCTATGCGGTGATCTGGACCACCACGCCGTGGACCATCCCCGCCAACCAGGCGCTGAACGTGCACCCGGAATTCGAATACGCGCTGGTGCAAACTTCGCGCAACGGCGAACCGCTGTTGCTGCTGCTGGCGAAGGATCTGGTCGAGAGCTGCCTGCAACGCTATGGCATGGAAGGCAGAATCATCGCCACTTGCGCCGGCTCCGCGCTGTCGATGATCCGCTTCAAGCATCCGTTCGCCGATGCCGATCCGGGCTACAACCGCCTGTCGCCGATCTATCTCGGCGAGTACGTGACGCTCGACACCGGCACCGGCATCGTGCACTCCTCGCCAGCCTACGGCGTGGACGACTTCGTGTCGTGCAAGGCGCACGGCATGAAGGACGACGCCATCATCAACCCGGTCATGGGCGACGGCAAATACGCGTCGTGGCTGCCCTTCTTCGGCGGCATGACGATCTGGGAAGCATCCAAACCGATCTGCGCCAAGCTGGAAGAAGTCGGCTCGCTGTTCAAGCTGGTCATGTTCGACCACAGCTACATGCACTGCTGGCGGCACAAGAAGCCGATCATCTACCGTGCGACCTCGCAATGGTTCGCCGGCATGGACGTGACACCCAAGGATGACGGCCCGACGCTGCGTCAGACTGCACTGGATGGCATCGACGCCACTGCGTTCTATCCGAGCTGGGGCAAGGCGCGCCTGCATGGCATGATCGCCAACCGTCCGGACTGGACGCTGTCGCGCCAACGCCAGTGGGGCGTGCCGATGGCTTTCTTCGTGCACAAGGAAAGCGGCGAGCTGCATCCGCGCACGCCCGAACTGCTGGAAGAAGTCGCCAAGCGCGTCGAAAAGAGCGGCATCGAAGCGTGGCAGGCGCTCGATCCGAAGGAGTTGCTGGGCGCCGACGCCGAGATGTACGTGAAGAACAAGGACACACTCGATGTCTGGTTCGATTCCGGCACCACGCACCAAACGGTGCTGCGCGGTTCACATGCGGAAGAATCGCAGTTCCCGGCCGACCTGTATCTGGAAGGTTCGGACCAGCATCGCGGCTGGTTCCATTCGTCGCTGCTGACATCCTCGATGATCAACCGCTGCCCGCCGTACAAGGCGCTGCTGACGCACGGCTTCGTGGTCGATGGCGAGGGCAAGAAGATGTCCAAGTCAGTGGGTAACACCGTCGCGCCGCAGAAAATCTCCGACACGCTCGGCGCGGAAATTCTGCGCTTGTGGGTGGCATCAACCGACTATTCCGGCGAGCTATCGATTTCGGAGGAAATCCTGAAGCGGGTGGTGGAAGCGTATCGCCGTATCCGCAACACCTTGCGCTTCCTGCTGGCCAACACCTCCGACTTCGATCCGGTCAGGGACGCGGTGCCGGTGGCAGACATGCTGGAAATCGACCGCTATGCCATCGCGCGCATGACCGAACTGCAGAGGGAAATCGGCCGGCATTACGAAGTCTACGAATTCCATCCGGTCGTTGCCAAGCTGCAGATGTATTGCTCGGAGGACCTCGGCGGCTTCTACCTCGACATCCTGAAGGATCGGCTGTACACCTGCGGCGCGACTTCGGCGGCACGTCGCTCGGCGCAGACCGCGATCTGGCACATCACGCATGCGCTGCTGCGCGTGATGGCGCCAATGCTGTCGTTCACGGCGGAGGAAGCATGGACGGTGTTCGCGGACAAGGAGACGTATGCCGCGAGCGACGAAACGATCTTCACGCAGATCTATTACACGCTGCCGACGGTGGCGGACGCCGATGCCTTGCTGGGCAAGTTCGCGGTGCTGCGCGAGTTACGCGCCGAGGTCACCAAGCAGCTGGAAGAGGTGCGCATGGCCGGCGGCATCGGCTCATCGCTGCAGGCCGAAATCGAGATCAAGGCCAGCGGCAAGAAGCATGCGCTACTGCAAAGCCTGGACGATGACTTGAAGTTCGTGTTTATCACATCGCAAGCAACGGTCACGCAGGTGGGAAGCGAAGCGGAGGAAGCTGTTATCGTCACGCCGTCGGCCCATCAGAAATGCGAGCGGTGCTGGCACTATCGCGCCGATGTCGGCGCACATGCCGAACATCCCGACATCTGCGGACGCTGCGTCAGCAATCTGTTCGGCAGCGGCGAGGCACGCCGGTTCGCATAA
- the lspA gene encoding signal peptidase II gives MAKKNSLTSSNSTLIPWLGIAAIVVLLDQITKITILKTFAYGASRPVTSFFNLVLVYNKGAAFSFLATESGWQRYFFTAIAVAAAIFIVYLLKRHAGQRMFCWALALILGGAIGNLIDRVMYGHVVDFLDLHFRGWHWPAFNIADSAICIGAVLFIIDELRRVGK, from the coding sequence ATGGCCAAGAAAAACAGCCTCACCTCCTCCAACTCCACCCTGATCCCGTGGCTCGGCATCGCCGCCATCGTCGTGCTGCTCGACCAGATCACCAAGATCACGATCCTGAAGACCTTCGCCTACGGCGCATCGCGCCCGGTGACGTCCTTCTTCAATCTGGTGCTGGTGTATAACAAGGGAGCCGCATTCAGTTTTCTGGCAACCGAGTCCGGCTGGCAGCGCTACTTTTTCACGGCGATTGCCGTGGCTGCCGCGATATTCATCGTGTATCTGTTGAAGCGGCATGCGGGGCAGCGGATGTTCTGCTGGGCGCTGGCGCTGATTCTCGGCGGCGCGATCGGCAACCTGATCGACCGCGTGATGTACGGCCATGTGGTCGATTTTCTCGATCTGCACTTCCGCGGCTGGCACTGGCCCGCGTTCAACATCGCCGACAGCGCGATCTGCATCGGTGCGGTGCTGTTCATCATCGACGAATTGCGCCGGGTCGGGAAGTAA